The following proteins are co-located in the Streptomyces sp. DT2A-34 genome:
- a CDS encoding MMPL family transporter, translated as MDALGETLPWMLLYIAVMTYLLLFLAFGSVLLPLKAIAMNMLSLTATFGVLVWIFQDGHPHNPLGFDPTGNIEPNLPIMLFALIFGLSLDYEVFLVSRMREQYDKQGDSTEAVATGLQVIGRLVVSAALLMCVPLAAIGMSDVLTIKLFGVGMVFAVLVDVLVVRILLGTAVMRLLGRAAWWAPGPLARFCDRFGIKEADLPADDTADKPVPVAVR; from the coding sequence CTGGACGCACTGGGCGAGACCCTGCCGTGGATGCTGCTCTACATCGCGGTGATGACGTACCTCCTGCTGTTCCTCGCGTTCGGCTCGGTGCTGCTGCCGCTGAAGGCCATCGCGATGAACATGCTGTCGCTGACCGCGACCTTCGGCGTCCTGGTCTGGATCTTCCAGGACGGCCATCCGCACAACCCGCTCGGCTTCGATCCGACGGGCAACATCGAGCCCAACCTGCCGATCATGCTGTTCGCGCTGATCTTCGGACTCTCCCTGGACTACGAGGTGTTCCTGGTGTCCCGGATGCGGGAGCAGTACGACAAGCAGGGCGACAGCACGGAAGCCGTGGCGACCGGGCTGCAGGTCATCGGCCGCCTGGTCGTGAGCGCGGCGCTGCTGATGTGCGTGCCGCTCGCGGCGATCGGGATGAGCGATGTGCTGACCATCAAGCTCTTCGGTGTCGGCATGGTGTTCGCGGTCCTGGTGGATGTGCTGGTGGTGCGCATCCTGCTGGGAACGGCCGTCATGAGGCTGCTGGGCAGAGCGGCCTGGTGGGCTCCGGGCCCACTCGCTCGCTTCTGCGACCGGTTCGGCATCAAGGAGGCCGACCTGCCGGCCGACGACACCGCCGACAAGCCGGTACCCGTCGCCGTGCGCTGA
- a CDS encoding alpha/beta fold hydrolase, with the protein MPDHESRPTIHIPGTTSHTLAPRVGLDGREGTLRYLKAGTGAPLVLLHTVRTQAEHFRHLIPLIADHYTVYALDLPGMGYSEIVPGASYDEPAMRAGVERLLTELDLHDVTLVGESMGAVLALTTAADLPERVRRVVAVNTYDFRGGIARSSLLARVVISGVLAPGVGPVIAGVEPRPALRKILQGGLGDESALREDYVDELLQVGSRPGYPTVARAVYQNLPSLIAARSRYPEVKAPIHLVYGEKDWSRPSDRQANKELLPAADFTQVPKAGHFIALERPDVLADLLNAVA; encoded by the coding sequence ATGCCCGACCACGAGTCACGTCCCACGATCCACATTCCGGGGACCACCAGCCACACCCTCGCCCCGCGCGTGGGACTCGACGGCCGCGAGGGAACCCTGCGTTACCTCAAGGCGGGCACCGGCGCCCCCCTGGTCCTGCTGCACACCGTGCGCACGCAGGCCGAGCACTTCCGCCACCTCATCCCGCTGATCGCGGACCACTACACCGTGTACGCCCTCGACCTGCCGGGGATGGGCTACTCCGAGATCGTGCCCGGGGCGTCGTACGACGAGCCGGCCATGCGCGCGGGCGTCGAGCGGCTCCTGACCGAACTCGACCTCCACGACGTGACGTTGGTCGGGGAGTCCATGGGGGCGGTGCTCGCCCTGACCACAGCGGCCGATCTCCCGGAGCGGGTCCGGCGCGTCGTGGCGGTCAACACCTACGACTTCCGCGGCGGAATCGCCCGGTCCAGCCTCCTCGCCCGTGTGGTGATCAGCGGTGTTCTCGCCCCGGGGGTGGGCCCGGTGATTGCCGGGGTGGAGCCCAGGCCCGCCCTCCGCAAGATCCTGCAGGGCGGCCTCGGCGACGAGAGCGCGCTGCGGGAGGACTACGTGGACGAGCTCCTCCAGGTGGGCAGCCGCCCCGGCTACCCGACCGTCGCCCGGGCCGTGTACCAAAACCTGCCCAGCCTCATCGCCGCCCGCTCGCGCTATCCCGAGGTCAAGGCCCCCATCCACCTCGTCTACGGCGAGAAGGACTGGTCCCGTCCCTCGGACCGGCAAGCCAACAAGGAGTTGCTGCCGGCCGCCGACTTCACGCAGGTCCCCAAGGCCGGCCACTTCATCGCCCTGGAACGGCCCGACGTGCTGGCCGACCTGTTGAACGCCGTGGCCTGA
- a CDS encoding SDR family oxidoreductase: MTALKGANVFVTGGSRGIGKALVEELYARGAGKVYATARDPRTVTHPDAVPVALEVTDPASVAAAAAQAQDVTVLINNAGASVGASFLDSPVDDVRREFETNFYGPLLLTRAFVPLIERNGGGHLLNVHSVLSWLALGGSYSASKAALWSQTNSLRLELQPRGIAVTGLHVGYVDTDLAAGVDAPKSDPRDVAALALDGVETGAYEVLADDISRQVKAGLAGDLGGLYAQLAK; the protein is encoded by the coding sequence ATGACCGCACTCAAGGGCGCCAACGTCTTCGTCACCGGCGGCAGCCGAGGCATAGGCAAGGCGCTGGTGGAGGAGCTGTACGCGCGCGGTGCCGGCAAGGTCTACGCCACGGCCCGCGACCCGCGCACGGTGACGCACCCCGACGCGGTCCCGGTGGCGCTGGAGGTCACCGACCCGGCCTCCGTGGCGGCCGCCGCCGCGCAGGCGCAAGACGTGACCGTGCTGATCAACAACGCCGGTGCCTCGGTCGGCGCGTCCTTCCTCGACTCCCCGGTCGACGACGTCCGCCGGGAGTTCGAGACCAACTTCTACGGCCCGCTGCTTCTCACCCGCGCCTTCGTGCCCCTCATCGAGCGCAACGGCGGCGGCCACCTCCTCAACGTGCACTCCGTGCTCTCCTGGCTGGCCCTCGGCGGCTCCTACAGCGCCTCCAAGGCCGCCCTGTGGTCGCAGACCAACTCCCTGCGCCTGGAGCTGCAGCCGCGCGGCATCGCCGTCACCGGACTTCACGTCGGCTACGTCGACACGGACCTCGCGGCGGGCGTCGACGCACCCAAGTCCGACCCCCGTGACGTCGCCGCACTCGCCCTCGACGGCGTCGAGACGGGCGCGTACGAGGTGCTCGCCGACGACATCTCGCGGCAGGTCAAGGCCGGCCTGGCCGGCGACCTGGGCGGCCTGTACGCCCAGCTGGCGAAGTAA
- a CDS encoding tyrosine-type recombinase/integrase, whose product MRPRVQGRSAPVSAAVDDDLISRNRCRIKGAGKESAAERRIATVVQVDAIAEAIGIRWRLMVYLGAYGPMRPEELAGLRRRDVDLGNLVIRVRVAEESSGRTGNALPEPPSPMRAPVSSSCRPSWTRTVKCHLAWYAEKGPDGLLFVGEKGAAFRRTPFGRKWRRARAAAGLPDGFRFYDLRHTGHTLSTRSGATLKDTMVRAGQSSEKAALI is encoded by the coding sequence ATGAGACCCCGGGTCCAAGGGCGCTCGGCGCCGGTGTCGGCCGCCGTCGATGACGACCTCATCAGTCGCAACCGGTGCCGGATCAAGGGTGCGGGCAAGGAGTCCGCTGCTGAGCGCCGGATCGCCACCGTCGTCCAGGTCGACGCCATCGCCGAAGCGATCGGTATCCGCTGGCGCCTCATGGTCTACCTCGGGGCGTACGGGCCGATGCGACCCGAAGAACTGGCCGGCCTCCGGCGCCGAGACGTCGACCTCGGCAACCTTGTGATCCGTGTCCGCGTCGCCGAGGAGTCGAGCGGACGAACGGGAAACGCGCTCCCGGAGCCACCAAGTCCGATGCGGGCGCCCGTCTCGTCGTCCTGCCGGCCTTCCTGGACAAGGACCGTGAAGTGCCACCTCGCCTGGTACGCGGAGAAGGGGCCCGATGGACTTCTCTTCGTCGGGGAGAAGGGCGCTGCCTTCCGCCGCACACCCTTCGGCCGGAAGTGGCGTCGTGCCCGTGCCGCCGCGGGGCTGCCGGACGGCTTCCGCTTCTACGACCTACGCCACACCGGGCACACGCTGTCCACGCGCTCCGGTGCCACGCTCAAAGACACCATGGTTCGGGCGGGACAGTCCTCAGAGAAGGCCGCGCTGATCTAA
- a CDS encoding peptidoglycan-binding protein produces the protein MSRWKALPVELHPHAHQLIVRLRRLKDHSELSTRQLAARTGYSAKSWQRYLNGRSLPPREAVEAMARVGGDDPHRLLAMHEIAAQRWAEGRAVTTDTPEDFSATPERTPTEQQPYGRHLRVALTAGAVVTALSVSAALLLAVRLTEARAQLAHDRGDAVATAPATVSESLVPVIYTCRLEQRDGRWYAGLSRTTDILLSNTHVGLEVAEAQCLLHRAGTAPGDIDGVFGPKTRRAVERMQKQNGLIVNGVIDPPTWQALREADPK, from the coding sequence GTGTCGCGCTGGAAGGCACTGCCTGTAGAACTGCATCCACACGCCCATCAGTTGATCGTGCGACTGCGCAGGCTGAAGGACCACAGCGAACTGAGCACGCGGCAACTGGCCGCCAGGACCGGGTACAGCGCGAAGTCGTGGCAGCGATATCTGAACGGCAGGTCTCTGCCGCCCCGGGAGGCCGTCGAGGCGATGGCCCGCGTCGGCGGTGACGATCCGCACCGGCTGCTGGCGATGCACGAGATCGCCGCCCAACGCTGGGCGGAGGGACGGGCGGTCACCACCGACACCCCCGAGGACTTCTCCGCGACACCGGAACGCACCCCCACGGAGCAGCAGCCGTACGGGCGACACCTGCGCGTCGCGCTCACGGCGGGAGCCGTGGTCACGGCGCTGTCCGTCTCCGCCGCGCTCCTGCTGGCCGTGCGGCTCACCGAGGCCCGTGCCCAGCTCGCGCACGACCGCGGCGATGCTGTCGCGACGGCCCCGGCCACCGTGTCGGAGTCCCTGGTGCCGGTCATCTACACCTGCCGGCTGGAGCAGCGTGACGGCCGCTGGTACGCGGGCCTGAGCCGGACCACGGACATCCTCCTGTCCAACACCCACGTGGGGCTCGAAGTGGCCGAGGCGCAGTGCCTGCTGCACCGGGCGGGCACCGCGCCAGGGGACATCGACGGCGTCTTCGGCCCCAAGACGCGGCGAGCGGTCGAGCGCATGCAGAAGCAGAACGGGCTGATCGTGAACGGAGTCATCGACCCGCCCACCTGGCAGGCCCTGCGGGAGGCGGATCCGAAGTGA
- a CDS encoding helix-turn-helix domain-containing protein, giving the protein MNDRYLSVDQVAELLGTTTRFPRRLIKERRIRYVKVGRHVRIPESAVAEFISSRTVEPLRRPRARYRRVP; this is encoded by the coding sequence ATGAACGACCGCTACCTGTCCGTCGACCAGGTTGCCGAGCTGCTCGGTACGACCACCCGCTTCCCCCGGCGGCTCATCAAGGAGCGGCGCATCCGGTACGTGAAGGTCGGTCGGCACGTCCGCATCCCCGAGAGCGCGGTCGCGGAGTTCATCTCGTCTCGCACCGTCGAGCCGCTCAGGCGACCCCGTGCGCGTTACAGGAGGGTTCCCTGA
- a CDS encoding trypsin-like serine protease yields MFKHKRRASGKKKATIFGLAATGVAVAAVVAATSSQAIVGGETTEVEKNSALVMIQYSDGYFCTGSAISHTVIVTSGACLLGSEELSNITVIAGRDNALDEKQGIKRTPDGWWLPAKYSDYSWSDNKGKFSDVPTNDIAAIHLSEPLPSDYKTVDWVPSGFKYKAGTPARILGWGTTSEEQEETTGELREANIEVLPNSDCQSVYKDDYKSGKMVCAGKPDGGVDACKHDRGGPLLISDGKEERLAGIVSWADGCARADGPGVYTKVSTWAKDLAHMPN; encoded by the coding sequence GTGTTCAAGCACAAGCGCAGAGCGTCCGGTAAGAAGAAGGCGACGATATTCGGTCTTGCGGCGACCGGAGTCGCGGTCGCCGCGGTCGTCGCCGCAACGTCCTCGCAGGCCATCGTCGGTGGCGAGACCACCGAGGTCGAGAAGAATTCGGCCCTGGTGATGATCCAGTACAGCGACGGCTACTTCTGCACCGGTTCGGCCATATCGCACACGGTGATCGTCACCAGTGGCGCGTGCCTCCTTGGTTCGGAAGAGTTGTCGAACATTACGGTGATCGCCGGCCGCGACAACGCACTTGACGAGAAGCAGGGCATAAAGCGGACGCCCGACGGTTGGTGGCTCCCCGCGAAGTACAGCGACTACAGCTGGAGCGACAACAAGGGCAAGTTCAGCGACGTGCCCACCAACGACATCGCCGCTATCCACCTCTCCGAGCCCCTGCCCAGCGACTACAAGACGGTCGACTGGGTCCCGTCCGGCTTCAAGTACAAGGCCGGTACCCCGGCCCGTATCCTCGGCTGGGGCACCACGTCCGAAGAGCAGGAGGAGACAACGGGCGAGCTGCGGGAAGCGAACATCGAGGTCCTGCCCAACTCCGACTGCCAGAGCGTCTACAAGGACGACTACAAGTCCGGGAAGATGGTCTGCGCCGGAAAGCCGGACGGCGGCGTCGACGCGTGCAAGCACGACAGGGGCGGGCCGCTGCTCATCTCGGACGGGAAGGAAGAGCGCCTGGCGGGCATCGTCTCCTGGGCCGACGGATGCGCTCGGGCGGACGGCCCCGGCGTCTACACCAAGGTGTCCACCTGGGCGAAGGATCTGGCGCACATGCCCAACTAG
- a CDS encoding LLM class flavin-dependent oxidoreductase, whose translation MTAIARETERIGLVATASTTFNEPYTRARQFKALDVISHGRAGWNAVTTSDPAAAANFGRPIHRRLLPAAGAVGRSRRSAAGTARVSGCRAGRARSPGR comes from the coding sequence ATGACGGCCATCGCACGCGAGACCGAACGGATCGGCCTTGTCGCCACCGCCTCCACCACCTTCAACGAGCCCTACACCCGTGCCCGGCAGTTCAAGGCGCTCGACGTGATCAGCCACGGCCGGGCCGGCTGGAACGCGGTCACCACCTCGGACCCTGCCGCCGCGGCGAACTTCGGCCGTCCCATACATCGACGGCTCCTTCCCGCTGCGGGCGCAGTGGGAAGGAGCCGTCGGTCGGCCGCCGGGACCGCTCGCGTCAGCGGGTGCCGAGCAGGGCGCGCCAGGTCTCCGGGCCGATGA
- a CDS encoding CocE/NonD family hydrolase, producing MAALSKPPELKAIAPVITWSDPDDGLWTRGGAIELGLTVPWSLLQGADTLMRRPSTDLDGLVSGITGLVQDFDGLANGGYGELPIGRFPAFARHDLPELGYERSRREPEWAASCRVAGRHDEVDLPTFQFQVGGWFDIFSQGTLDNFTAMRRAGRSATLITGPWTHTNWRHVVGDVNFGFGADSDFMAMRGRLADMQFDWFRRTIGDGEAEAPDAGKVLLFVMGVNQWREETEWPLSRAVDTDFHLRADGRLTPEPPSTAEQAEEFSYDPMDPVPTTGGALRRGGPGQHGRALRRPRCRAHPGGRRRAEPRRPQVTTLPPPRGAHPVREVPDNSSRAERRGRALHGTPALH from the coding sequence ATGGCGGCGCTGTCGAAGCCGCCGGAGCTGAAGGCCATCGCGCCGGTGATCACGTGGTCCGACCCGGACGACGGGCTGTGGACGCGCGGCGGCGCGATCGAACTCGGCCTCACCGTCCCCTGGTCCCTCCTGCAGGGCGCCGACACCCTGATGCGCCGTCCCAGCACCGACCTCGACGGGCTCGTGAGCGGCATCACCGGGCTCGTGCAGGATTTTGACGGCCTGGCGAACGGCGGTTACGGGGAGCTGCCCATCGGGCGGTTTCCCGCGTTCGCCCGGCACGACCTGCCCGAGCTCGGCTACGAACGCTCCCGCCGCGAGCCCGAGTGGGCGGCGTCCTGCCGCGTCGCGGGTCGGCACGACGAGGTCGATCTGCCCACCTTCCAGTTCCAGGTCGGTGGCTGGTTCGACATCTTCAGTCAGGGCACGCTCGACAACTTCACCGCCATGCGGCGGGCCGGCCGGTCCGCCACGCTGATCACGGGCCCCTGGACCCACACCAACTGGCGGCACGTGGTCGGGGACGTCAACTTCGGGTTCGGCGCGGACTCCGATTTCATGGCCATGCGCGGGCGCCTGGCGGACATGCAGTTCGACTGGTTCCGGCGCACGATCGGCGACGGCGAGGCTGAGGCGCCGGACGCGGGCAAGGTGCTGCTGTTCGTCATGGGCGTCAACCAGTGGCGCGAGGAGACGGAATGGCCCCTGTCGCGGGCCGTGGACACGGACTTCCACCTGCGCGCGGACGGACGCCTGACCCCTGAACCGCCGTCCACCGCCGAGCAGGCCGAGGAGTTCTCCTACGACCCCATGGACCCGGTACCCACCACCGGCGGCGCGCTCCGACGCGGCGGTCCGGGACAGCATGGCAGAGCGCTTCGCCGCCCTCGGTGCCGAGCCCACCCTGGAGGACGTCGTCGAGCTGAACCGCGCCGCCCACAGGTGACCACGCTGCCGCCGCCCCGCGGCGCACACCCCGTACGAGAAGTCCCCGACAACTCCTCTCGTGCGGAGCGCCGCGGCCGGGCTCTCCACGGCACCCCTGCTCTCCACTGA
- a CDS encoding XRE family transcriptional regulator: MTAEHTRLAAALRELRAGAGLSLAALAERTAYSKSSWERYLNGKSLPPRQAVRELCRLANEPDGRLLALWEIAESHWSGRAVAPAPAPPTDESPRPQPQEAPPPAGTGRRRRGGSRLLVVLASAYTVIVGGAAALLFLLLPDSEAQEDEPLQASVPFSLAPQCHGAACEGRDPMRLICGIGPDTLASYPTATGAHVELRHSKKCGASWARTWGTEIGDRVDVTAGGPTHSVRIRNKDDAATFIYTEMTEVRPGSTVRACFRPASADGERECFEARVGGAATTTRLPSPPVASGSRE; encoded by the coding sequence GTGACCGCGGAACACACCCGGCTGGCCGCGGCGCTGCGGGAGCTGCGGGCCGGTGCGGGGCTGAGCCTGGCGGCGCTGGCTGAGCGGACGGCGTACAGCAAGTCCTCGTGGGAGCGTTACCTCAACGGCAAGAGCCTGCCTCCTCGCCAGGCCGTACGGGAACTGTGCCGGCTCGCGAACGAACCGGACGGGCGGCTGCTGGCCCTGTGGGAGATCGCCGAGTCACACTGGAGCGGACGCGCGGTGGCCCCCGCACCCGCCCCTCCCACGGACGAGTCGCCGCGGCCACAACCTCAGGAGGCGCCACCACCCGCCGGGACCGGGCGGCGGCGACGTGGCGGGAGCAGGCTCCTGGTGGTGCTGGCGTCGGCGTACACAGTGATCGTCGGTGGTGCTGCGGCCCTGCTGTTCCTCCTGCTGCCGGACTCGGAGGCTCAGGAGGACGAACCACTACAGGCCTCCGTCCCGTTCTCCCTCGCTCCCCAATGCCACGGAGCCGCCTGCGAGGGCCGGGACCCGATGCGCCTGATCTGCGGCATCGGCCCCGACACCCTCGCCTCGTACCCCACTGCCACCGGCGCCCACGTCGAGCTGCGCCACAGCAAGAAGTGCGGTGCGAGCTGGGCCCGGACCTGGGGGACCGAGATCGGCGACCGGGTGGACGTCACGGCAGGCGGCCCGACCCACAGCGTGCGCATCAGGAACAAGGACGACGCGGCAACCTTCATCTATACGGAGATGACCGAAGTCCGTCCCGGCAGCACCGTCCGGGCCTGCTTCCGGCCCGCGTCGGCCGACGGCGAACGGGAGTGCTTCGAGGCCCGCGTGGGCGGGGCCGCCACCACGACCCGGCTGCCCTCACCTCCAGTGGCGTCAGGCTCTCGCGAGTAG
- a CDS encoding DUF3533 domain-containing protein encodes MKEQLGKGKLFGALVVPADFTSSATALTGTAPAGTPARPTLTVLTNQSAGSLGSGLARTATTQAAENASLQVGKELTAQIGTAQAKLPAAARVLLADPAAVTVEDGHPLDSRSGLGLTAFYYALTLVVVGMLSANVISGQVDHALGYTHNDMGPLRLHRPLIRATRVQTFAISSTLMTGLSLLTGTLVMVGAVGIMGMDAAHLPLLWLYSVCAIAVTGIGALTLLAVFGTPGMLVVTLVFIGMAVPTAGATTPIEALPGFYRFLSEFEPLRQITGGIRSILYYDAQGDAGLTRGWVMMTAALALAALFGFGVLGWYDRKGLHRIPVETTPEKATVPA; translated from the coding sequence ATGAAGGAGCAGCTCGGCAAGGGCAAGCTGTTCGGCGCGCTCGTCGTCCCCGCCGACTTCACCTCCTCCGCCACCGCACTGACCGGCACCGCGCCCGCCGGGACCCCGGCCCGCCCGACACTGACGGTGCTGACCAACCAGTCCGCCGGCAGCCTGGGCTCCGGCCTGGCCCGGACGGCGACGACCCAGGCGGCCGAGAACGCCTCGCTCCAGGTGGGCAAGGAGCTGACCGCCCAGATCGGGACTGCGCAGGCGAAGCTGCCCGCAGCGGCACGCGTCCTGCTCGCCGACCCGGCCGCCGTCACGGTCGAGGACGGCCACCCCCTCGACTCACGCAGCGGCCTGGGCCTGACGGCGTTCTACTACGCACTCACCCTCGTGGTCGTCGGCATGCTCTCCGCCAACGTCATCAGCGGCCAGGTCGACCACGCCCTCGGCTACACCCACAACGACATGGGCCCGCTGCGCCTGCACCGCCCGCTGATACGGGCGACCCGGGTCCAGACCTTCGCCATCAGCAGCACCCTCATGACCGGCCTGTCCCTGCTGACGGGCACCCTGGTCATGGTCGGCGCGGTCGGCATCATGGGCATGGACGCCGCCCACCTGCCCCTGCTGTGGCTGTACTCGGTGTGCGCCATCGCCGTCACCGGGATCGGCGCGCTCACTCTCCTCGCCGTCTTCGGCACGCCCGGCATGCTGGTGGTCACGCTGGTCTTCATCGGGATGGCGGTACCCACGGCCGGGGCCACCACCCCCATCGAGGCGCTGCCCGGCTTCTACCGCTTCCTCTCGGAGTTCGAGCCGCTGCGGCAGATCACCGGCGGCATCCGCTCGATCCTCTACTACGACGCCCAGGGCGACGCGGGTCTCACCCGCGGCTGGGTCATGATGACCGCCGCCCTCGCGCTGGCCGCGCTGTTCGGCTTCGGCGTACTCGGGTGGTACGACCGCAAGGGGCTGCACCGCATTCCAGTGGAGACGACACCCGAGAAGGCCACCGTCCCCGCGTAG
- a CDS encoding peptidoglycan-binding protein, with translation MNFGTTRTRLAAAVAAAVATGALAVSASPASATSSQGYFTGYGTTWTDDWSNEGTLSSSSYARSNATCLWQKILWAEGATESNGTAYDSADIDGIFGSNTTYATKRLQTRWGLDDDGLVGPQTLSAADNKLRYSSGSTSSGTLTLTYDGISHDFTMTRSDSNQYRFYQEGVWRLAGYNYRSCS, from the coding sequence ATGAACTTCGGTACGACTCGGACCCGCCTCGCAGCTGCCGTCGCAGCCGCCGTCGCGACGGGCGCGCTGGCCGTGAGCGCCTCGCCCGCCTCGGCCACCTCCTCCCAGGGGTACTTCACCGGTTACGGCACCACATGGACGGACGACTGGAGCAACGAGGGAACACTGTCGTCCAGCAGCTACGCCAGGTCCAACGCCACCTGCCTGTGGCAGAAGATCCTCTGGGCCGAGGGCGCGACGGAGAGCAACGGCACCGCCTACGACTCCGCGGACATCGACGGCATCTTCGGCTCCAACACCACCTACGCCACCAAGCGGCTTCAGACGCGCTGGGGCCTGGACGACGACGGACTGGTCGGCCCCCAGACGCTCAGCGCAGCGGACAACAAGCTGCGGTACAGCTCGGGCAGCACGTCCTCCGGGACGCTCACCCTCACGTACGACGGCATTTCCCACGACTTCACCATGACGCGCTCCGACAGCAACCAGTACAGGTTCTACCAGGAGGGTGTCTGGCGTCTCGCGGGCTACAACTACCGCAGCTGCAGCTGA
- a CDS encoding peptidoglycan-binding protein produces MSLRSRLTRRAQVTLIGVAAGGVAAAIAVVPSFADSDSSEPATVAAQKETDYGPEPEADSKLVTQAGELSTMATATLSRDTMINRARTWLTANNGAPVPYSMERTWKDGYRQDCSGYVSMALGLGKPGLNTVGLADSRNGVTTRLSSMSQLKKGDLLIDYSTTDGDFRHVVIFEKWADTSHSAYWAYEQRGTYGTTHRQLKYGIGSDNYDPFRPVNLGDGGGGGQLPSPGVSWPILQSGSKGADVRSAQQLLTARGYTVEADGLFGPNTRSAVIQFQKSRSLAADGVIGPDTWSKLITAVQYGSSGQAVTAAQTQLNVYGYGLATDGRFGSKTKSATVAFQKNHHLQADGVIGPETWRALLGTR; encoded by the coding sequence ATGTCTCTTCGCAGCCGACTCACGCGCCGCGCGCAGGTCACTCTCATAGGCGTCGCCGCCGGAGGTGTCGCGGCCGCAATCGCCGTCGTACCGTCGTTCGCCGACAGCGACTCCTCGGAGCCGGCGACGGTCGCCGCCCAGAAGGAGACCGACTACGGGCCCGAGCCCGAGGCCGACAGCAAGCTCGTCACCCAGGCCGGCGAGCTGTCGACCATGGCCACGGCCACGCTCTCGCGCGACACGATGATCAACCGGGCCCGTACCTGGCTCACGGCCAACAATGGAGCCCCGGTCCCCTACAGCATGGAGCGCACTTGGAAGGACGGCTACCGCCAGGACTGCTCCGGCTATGTCTCCATGGCGCTCGGGCTGGGGAAGCCCGGCCTGAACACCGTCGGGCTGGCCGACTCGCGAAACGGCGTCACCACACGGCTCAGCAGCATGAGTCAGCTCAAGAAGGGTGACCTGCTGATCGACTACAGCACCACTGACGGCGATTTCCGTCACGTAGTGATCTTCGAGAAGTGGGCCGACACGTCGCACAGCGCCTACTGGGCGTACGAACAGCGCGGTACGTACGGCACGACCCACCGGCAGCTCAAGTACGGGATCGGCAGTGACAACTACGACCCCTTCCGCCCGGTCAACCTGGGTGACGGCGGTGGCGGCGGACAGCTCCCCTCCCCGGGTGTCTCCTGGCCGATCCTCCAGAGCGGTTCCAAGGGCGCGGACGTGCGGTCCGCCCAGCAGCTGCTGACCGCGCGGGGCTACACGGTCGAGGCCGACGGCCTCTTCGGCCCGAATACCCGCTCCGCGGTGATCCAGTTCCAGAAGTCCCGCTCCCTGGCCGCTGACGGCGTCATCGGCCCGGACACCTGGTCAAAGCTGATCACGGCGGTGCAGTACGGCTCGTCCGGCCAAGCGGTGACGGCAGCACAGACGCAGCTGAACGTCTACGGCTACGGCCTCGCGACCGACGGCAGGTTCGGCTCGAAGACGAAGTCTGCGACGGTCGCCTTCCAGAAGAACCACCACTTGCAGGCCGACGGCGTCATCGGCCCGGAGACCTGGCGCGCCCTGCTCGGCACCCGCTGA